From one Paenibacillus terrae HPL-003 genomic stretch:
- a CDS encoding YitT family protein, which produces MLKIVLNCFAVILGAAAIASGFNLFLVPHHLLSGGVAGLSMLIGYFTKFDISVMYFVLNIPMLIAGWFILGKRFISMSILSVVATTWILAWIPVQPLVKDPLLASVFGGVLIGLGAGISFRVGGSTGGFDIIGSIVTRYRDFPVGTVLVGLNGLVILAAGYLNQDWNIALASMLSIFVTGKVLDQIYVSHTKITVYIITGHTEKLLSRMLTTPRGVSKIKIEGAFSHTEKDMLMTVTTRYELAELKRIIKQVDPSAFVNIVETVGVMGSFRRR; this is translated from the coding sequence TTGTTAAAAATAGTGTTAAACTGTTTTGCTGTCATTTTGGGAGCCGCTGCTATAGCAAGCGGTTTTAATCTGTTTCTCGTGCCCCACCACCTGTTGAGCGGCGGAGTAGCAGGGCTTTCCATGTTAATCGGCTACTTTACAAAATTCGATATCAGTGTGATGTATTTTGTCCTGAACATCCCGATGCTTATTGCTGGCTGGTTTATTTTGGGCAAACGATTTATTAGTATGAGCATTTTGTCTGTTGTCGCCACAACATGGATTTTGGCCTGGATTCCGGTGCAACCTCTCGTTAAAGATCCGCTGCTTGCCTCCGTTTTTGGTGGAGTGCTGATTGGCCTTGGAGCAGGGATCTCCTTTCGTGTGGGAGGGTCTACTGGCGGCTTTGACATTATCGGCTCCATTGTCACCCGTTACCGCGATTTCCCTGTCGGGACTGTACTTGTCGGTTTGAATGGACTGGTTATTCTGGCAGCGGGATATCTGAATCAAGACTGGAACATTGCCCTTGCATCCATGTTATCCATTTTTGTGACCGGCAAGGTATTGGATCAGATTTATGTAAGTCACACCAAAATAACCGTCTACATCATTACTGGGCATACCGAGAAACTGCTCAGCCGAATGCTGACGACGCCACGTGGAGTCAGTAAAATTAAAATTGAAGGTGCATTTTCGCATACTGAAAAGGATATGCTGATGACAGTTACAACACGCTATGAGCTGGCAGAACTCAAACGCATTATTAAGCAAGTGGACCCCTCTGCATTCGTTAATATCGTGGAAACGGTAGGGGTCATGGGCTCTTTCCGCCGAAGATAA
- a CDS encoding DEAD/DEAH box helicase: MTTFAEFNLEPKVLEAITELGFEEATPIQSQSIPLALQGRDMIGQAQTGTGKTAAFGIPLISKISRNDDKIRALIMAPTRELAIQVAEEIEKLSRFKGLRTLPIYGGQDIVRQIRALKKKPQIIIGTPGRLLDHINRKTIKLEDVNTVVLDEADEMLDMGFMEDIQSILKQVPDERQTMLFSATMPPNIKRLAEQFLKNPEHVSVIPKQVSAPLIDQAYIEVPERQKFEALSRLIDMESPELAIVFGRTKRRVDELAEALQKRGYSADGLHGDLSQNQRDAVMRKFRDGSIDVLVATDVAARGLDVSGVSHVVNFDLPQDPESYVHRIGRTGRAGKEGEAWSFVTPREIDHLHFIERVTRHRIARKPLPTLAEALEGKQRIIAERLLEAVESGELNEYKGLAIQMLEQYDSVQLLSAALKLMTGEKREASIELTPEDPIRAKRRKPDVRSGGRKPSNYSGRSNGGYNSNRTGGSGSGSKGGYGGYNRGSKEGGSYNRDSASRNSGDRRPRPSSSGETRRPARREDSSSE, translated from the coding sequence TTGACGACATTTGCAGAATTTAATCTTGAACCGAAAGTACTTGAGGCGATTACGGAGCTTGGTTTTGAAGAAGCGACACCAATTCAATCCCAATCCATTCCTCTTGCGCTGCAAGGAAGAGACATGATTGGCCAAGCCCAAACAGGTACAGGTAAAACCGCAGCTTTTGGTATTCCGTTGATTAGCAAAATCTCTAGAAACGACGACAAAATCAGAGCACTGATTATGGCTCCTACACGTGAGCTTGCCATTCAGGTAGCTGAAGAAATCGAAAAGCTGTCCCGCTTCAAAGGTCTTCGCACCCTGCCGATCTATGGCGGCCAAGATATCGTGCGCCAGATTCGCGCTTTGAAAAAGAAACCTCAGATTATCATTGGTACACCAGGTCGCTTGCTCGACCATATTAACCGCAAAACTATCAAGCTGGAAGACGTAAACACCGTCGTTTTGGATGAAGCGGATGAAATGTTGGATATGGGCTTTATGGAAGATATCCAATCCATTCTGAAGCAGGTTCCGGATGAGCGTCAAACGATGCTTTTCTCGGCTACGATGCCTCCTAATATCAAAAGACTGGCTGAACAATTCCTTAAAAACCCTGAGCATGTTTCAGTTATCCCTAAACAAGTTAGCGCTCCACTGATTGATCAGGCCTACATTGAAGTTCCTGAACGTCAAAAATTCGAAGCTTTGAGCCGTTTGATCGACATGGAATCTCCAGAACTCGCTATCGTATTTGGTCGCACCAAGCGTCGGGTAGACGAGCTGGCTGAAGCTCTGCAAAAACGTGGATATTCCGCAGACGGTTTGCATGGTGACTTGTCTCAGAACCAACGTGATGCTGTAATGCGCAAATTCCGCGACGGAAGCATTGACGTGCTCGTAGCAACTGATGTAGCTGCCCGTGGTTTGGACGTTTCCGGTGTATCTCACGTTGTAAACTTTGACCTTCCACAAGATCCAGAAAGCTATGTTCACCGTATTGGACGTACTGGACGTGCAGGTAAAGAAGGGGAAGCATGGTCTTTCGTAACACCTCGTGAAATTGATCATCTGCATTTCATTGAACGTGTAACTCGTCACCGTATTGCGCGTAAGCCGCTTCCAACCTTGGCTGAAGCTTTGGAAGGCAAACAACGCATCATCGCAGAACGTCTCCTGGAGGCTGTAGAAAGCGGTGAGCTGAACGAATACAAAGGCTTGGCTATTCAAATGCTGGAGCAGTATGACTCCGTACAACTTCTTTCCGCAGCTCTGAAGCTGATGACTGGCGAGAAAAGAGAAGCGTCTATTGAGCTGACTCCGGAAGATCCAATTCGTGCAAAACGTCGTAAACCGGATGTTCGTTCCGGCGGACGCAAGCCGTCTAACTACAGCGGACGCAGTAACGGTGGTTATAACTCCAACCGTACTGGCGGCAGTGGTAGTGGCAGCAAAGGTGGATATGGCGGCTACAACCGTGGCAGCAAAGAAGGCGGTAGCTACAACCGTGATTCCGCGAGCCGCAATAGCGGAGATCGCAGACCACGTCCAAGCAGTAGCGGAGAAACTCGTCGTCCTGCAAGACGCGAAGATTCCTCTTCTGAATAA
- a CDS encoding YesL family protein produces the protein MEFKGAMGGIYRLTEWITRLAATNLLWVLCSSPFVFCLILKLLVMNQNLANESLQMNWAMAILAPLTLFPATSAMFSVVRKWVMGDTDTGVFRTFFKGYKENYKQSLIGGIFYTLLFVIMYVDYTVYMTQLSNLQIVGIIMLILMIILLVSMFNFFSMVAHYHMSIGQLIKNAVLLTLIRPFRVFSTMLGSAVVIFIGVKYPVLFLFFIGSVVAWFAFFNFYGTFLKMQDQMEKMKQKDEETTSTEDKKSDNLQK, from the coding sequence TTGGAGTTTAAAGGAGCTATGGGTGGTATTTATCGCCTGACTGAATGGATTACCCGACTGGCGGCTACCAATTTGTTATGGGTGTTATGCTCGTCGCCTTTTGTGTTCTGTCTCATACTCAAACTACTTGTGATGAACCAGAACTTGGCTAATGAATCTTTACAAATGAACTGGGCGATGGCTATTTTGGCACCGCTTACTTTATTCCCGGCCACATCGGCCATGTTTAGCGTCGTTCGCAAATGGGTAATGGGCGATACAGATACAGGTGTGTTTCGTACCTTTTTTAAAGGATACAAGGAAAACTACAAGCAGAGCCTGATCGGAGGCATCTTTTACACGCTGCTGTTTGTCATTATGTATGTGGATTATACCGTGTATATGACGCAGCTCAGCAATTTGCAAATTGTAGGGATTATCATGCTTATTCTCATGATTATTTTGCTCGTATCCATGTTTAACTTTTTCTCGATGGTTGCTCATTATCATATGTCCATCGGACAACTGATCAAAAATGCGGTCTTGCTGACGCTCATTCGACCATTCCGTGTATTTTCTACCATGCTCGGCAGCGCGGTTGTTATCTTTATTGGGGTCAAATACCCTGTGCTGTTTTTGTTCTTCATTGGTAGTGTGGTAGCCTGGTTCGCTTTCTTTAATTTTTATGGAACGTTCCTCAAAATGCAGGATCAGA